The genomic region AAATGCACCTGGTGGGCCACCGAATCAGCCAGCGCGTTCCAGCCCGCCGTCTGGTACCGAATAACGGCGTCTGTCGCGCGTGACAATTTTCGATGGAGCGTGACCGGGTTCTCCTGGCGGGGTGGCAATGTTAATCCATAACCTACAAACTTGCCGCTCCCTTGGCACAGCGAGTTCCACACTAAAAGATCGTCCCTTGCTAACGCTGCGGGCTGAAATTTGCTGCGGGCAGAAAACACGGCGGACTAAGAAATGCTCGCACTGCACGCTGAGCTACAACCCTAACAAACCAAAAAAAACACCGGTGTCGAATATATCGACACCGGCGTATTTTTATGTAACCAGCAAACCCAACCATCAGCCCTAGACCAGTTCCTTGCGGGAACCGACCAGCGTTTTTAGCCGTTCGGCCAAGAGCGCCGCGTCAAACGGCTTCTTAAAGGTTTCGTTGATGGTCGAGCGGTCAAAGCTGATCGAGCTGCCGTCGTCGGGCAATAGCGCGATCAGGATCGTCTCGGCGTATTCAGGATTGCGCCGCAAATTTTGGCAAATTTGCAGGGCTTCGATCCGACCGATCGAAAAGTCCACGATGATGCAATCGGGATGGAAACTTTCGGCCTGGATGCCGGCTTCAAAGCCACTGGCGGCCACGGCCACTTTGAACGATTTTTCGGGGGGCAGTTGCCGCTTTAGGTTTTCGATCAGCACTTGATCTTGACCCACGACCAGCACTTTGGCCATCGCTTCGTCTTCCAGATCGCCCAGGGGCATCCCGTGTTCCTTGAGGAACTTGATCAAATATTCGCGGGGGATGCGGCGATCCTGGGATCCGGGAATGCGATAACCGCGGAGCCGTCCGGAATCAAACCATTTACTGACCGTGCGGGGGGCCACTTTACAGATCTTGGCGACCTGACCAGTAGTAAAGACCTTCATTGCAGGCTCTCCGTGACTCTTTCCAATTGTTTTTGCTCTGGGGGGCGGAATCCGCGAGGGGCAGCGCGCGGACATCGCGTCGTCGGTCCCAATTCGCGGCCGGAATGCCATCCGGCGCACAACCAATCCGCTGCGGGCGGACCAATTGTCGCGAACTCTGGGGTAGGGACTTTCGAAAATTGCTTCTACCGGGCCGTGGTTCAGTTCCCTCTAACCCGCGCCACTACTAACGTCACATCGTCCCGTCCGGCGGACACGCATGAAGGAGAAATTCCGCGCGGTCCGCGAATTCGCTGTGACCGCTAACGCCTCTTCCCCTACAATCGTTACGACCGGCGAAACTGGAAGTTCAATGAGATAACCCGCCACTGGGATGGCTGGTTGCCGTTGGTGGCATCTCGCTGGCAGGACCCCCCTGCAGCTTCTTTCGACCAGGGGTTTCGGATCGCTCCGAGTTTGGCCGAAATGAAGCCTTCCGAAAGTATGTTTCGATTATTAGCAGGGCAGGACTTTAGAGAGTTTCCCTATTTGTGCCGCCAAGTTGCATTCTGACGAGAATTTAGGAAAGTCCCCCCGCGCCGCTCACGACGATTGTCGACCCATTTCCTGGCATCTCCCCACCCTCAACTTGTCATTCATCAAGCACGAAATTTATGCATTACCCGGGGAATAAGGACGTAAAAGGGGTTGCACCGCGGCTTCCCCTGGCACCAGTGGAAACGTGCTAGCGGGGGCCGCCGTCATAACTTGCCGGACAACCACCCCCGCGACACCCTCTGCTAAAGAAAGCAATAATTGCTGCTCGTGTGCCAAATCACGCCCATGACGGGCCACCGCGCTATCGATTTGCAGGGCGTAGGGGGCAATTTCCCCGGCCAAATCCGCTTGCCGGGCCCGCTGGGCGGTGCTTCTGCGCCAGCGCCACAACGGCATCCAGGCGGAACGCAACCGCCACATCCGGAATGGGTTCCCAACTGGTAGTTTAGGTAATTTCGCGGCCCGCAGCGCGGCTTCCAGGGGTTCGTAAAATTCTCGCACATGCGGTTTTACCAGCGACTTGAAGAGTGCCAGCAACAGGATTTGGTTTTCTCCTTCGTAGATGCACGGGGCCAAATAGTCATGCAAATGGTCCCCCAGATGATGCCCGGCTAAGAACGCGCGTCCGCCATGGGTGCGCAGACAGATATCGATGGCCGCTTCGCGGAGGGCCTCGGCGGCAAAGGTTTTGATGATGATGGCCTCGGCTTCGGCCCGCACCCCCCCATCTAGCAAAGTTGCCCCCCACAGTGTGAGGGCGTCGCAGGTGCGGATAAGTTCCTCGAGGCGCGCAACGCGTTGCCGAACAAGCTGATAGCTAGCCAGCGGTTTTCCCCCCGAATGACGAAACTCTGTCCAGGGGAGCAAGTTTGCCAGCATTAAACGTAGCGTGCCAGCGGCGTTGGCACACAGGGCCACGCGTCCCCGGTTCAGCCCATGATAGGCGGCTTGCAGCCCCCCACCGGTGGGGATCTCCAGGCGATTTTCGACGGGGACGGCCAATTCGCGCAAGACGCAGCCATGATTGTGCGTGTGTTGCAAGGAGTGCAGCCCATACCGGACAAGCTGAAATTCCGGAGTTTCGGTGGGTGGAAGATCGACAAGGAGGGCCGCGGGTGACCCATCGATCAAACAAATGAGCGCGAGCAGCCGCCCTGGCAGTAAATTTGTCAAGAACAGCTTTTCCCCCGTTACCAGATATTTTTCCCCCTCCCGCACGGCGGTCGTGCGCAAGGCAGTCAGGTCGGTGCCAGCGTTGGGCTCGGTTAGGCCAAAGACGCCAATCCGGTCCCCGCTGGCTAGCAAAGGCAAAAACTTTTGCCGCTGCTCCGGCGTCCCATAACGTAATAACATTTGGACGGGGCCGATGCAGGCATGCACATTTTGCAGGCCAGCGACGGTGGGATCGTGGACAGCCATTTGGGTGAGAAACGGCAGGACCGTCGTCAGCGTTCCCCCCGCACCGCCATATTCGCGCGGAATTAGCAGTCCCCAGTAACCCACAGCAGCCAATTCGGCAAAGGTCTCGTCCGCGAGTTTGTTTTTTGCATTGTAGAGCGATCCGGCGGCCCGACGACGGGCCACCACGGCAAGCGATTCCTGAAACACCCGCGCGACCAGGTCGCTGGGCTGCTCATAGTGCAAATTTTTTGCTCCGCAATCTCCCTCACCCCGCCACAGCCAGCGTTGGACCGGGCCAAGGGTTGGCAAATCGGCGGTGGTTTCGGCGGTTGACGGCATCAGGGGTGCGAGTGGGTGCAATTAAAAGCAAGCAAATAGGAAATATCAGAATTTATCACACCCAGCCCCATTGTGGCAGCGAGCCCAGTGTGGCAGCGAGAAAAATTAATTCAGGGTTGGACACGAGGCAAAAGTGATCTGATTTTAGATTTCAAGTCAGGTCTAAGTGAATTTAAATCTACATTAACCAAAAGTGCTAGAGATTTGTTGAACATTGGATAAGACTGTTTATGAGCGAAAGGGAATTGATATTATGCGGGCCAAAGGCCCAAGCTATCCCAGCCTAGGGCAAGGGCAGCGTCGCCCTAGGTGAATAGAAAGTAATCGGTGGTAGGGCCAACGGCCCGATTCAACTTTGCTGGTCGATAATTCCTTCGGCCATCAATGAGCTTAATGGATACTAGGCACGGCACGAGCTGTTAATACCACAAACTCTAGTATTGAAGATCGCTGCTCCCTCAACACGGCGAGGAACCATCAACAATTTTTCGCGAATCCAATCCACCTGACAAAAACTCTCCGTTTAACTATCCCCCGGCATACATTTCTGTGATTAACCGCCGCTGATTTTGCAGAATGATCGTGCGCCTAGGCTTCAGGCTTGCCGTCAATTCTCCTGACTCGACGGTCCAGGCTCGATCCAGCAGGGCAACTTTGCGGATTTGCTCATGGGGAAGGCAATCTGATAATTTAGCGGCGATTTCATCCAGATACAGCTTCTTCACCGCCGGACTACGGAGCGCGGCGGCGCGGGACCAGACCCAGATGCGGCGCTCGCGTATCGCTTGCCGTAGAGCCTCCGGTTCGGGGACGATTAACGCCCCTAGGCAGGGGTATCCTTCGCCAATCACCAGCACTTGCGCGATGAGGGGAATTTGTGATAAGCGTTGCTCCAGTCGCGCTGGCTGGATCTTGTGGCCGGAACTAAGGGCCAGGACTTCTTTTTTCCGCCCAGTGACATACAAGTAGCCTTCCGGGTCAATGTGGCCCAGATCGCCCGTTGCTAGCCAGCCATCCGTGACACGCGTTTGAAAGAGCTCTTCATGATCCAAGAAACCAGAAAGCAAGCTGGGCGTGCGGACCTGGATTTCGCCGCTGACTTGACCCGGAATAGGCAAGTTGCTGTTTCCCGCGATTGGTGTGGGGGAAATAGAATCGGGTGCATCCGCCACGATC from Pirellulales bacterium harbors:
- a CDS encoding response regulator, with the translated sequence MKVFTTGQVAKICKVAPRTVSKWFDSGRLRGYRIPGSQDRRIPREYLIKFLKEHGMPLGDLEDEAMAKVLVVGQDQVLIENLKRQLPPEKSFKVAVAASGFEAGIQAESFHPDCIIVDFSIGRIEALQICQNLRRNPEYAETILIALLPDDGSSISFDRSTINETFKKPFDAALLAERLKTLVGSRKELV
- a CDS encoding acyl-CoA dehydrogenase family protein, translating into MPSTAETTADLPTLGPVQRWLWRGEGDCGAKNLHYEQPSDLVARVFQESLAVVARRRAAGSLYNAKNKLADETFAELAAVGYWGLLIPREYGGAGGTLTTVLPFLTQMAVHDPTVAGLQNVHACIGPVQMLLRYGTPEQRQKFLPLLASGDRIGVFGLTEPNAGTDLTALRTTAVREGEKYLVTGEKLFLTNLLPGRLLALICLIDGSPAALLVDLPPTETPEFQLVRYGLHSLQHTHNHGCVLRELAVPVENRLEIPTGGGLQAAYHGLNRGRVALCANAAGTLRLMLANLLPWTEFRHSGGKPLASYQLVRQRVARLEELIRTCDALTLWGATLLDGGVRAEAEAIIIKTFAAEALREAAIDICLRTHGGRAFLAGHHLGDHLHDYLAPCIYEGENQILLLALFKSLVKPHVREFYEPLEAALRAAKLPKLPVGNPFRMWRLRSAWMPLWRWRRSTAQRARQADLAGEIAPYALQIDSAVARHGRDLAHEQQLLLSLAEGVAGVVVRQVMTAAPASTFPLVPGEAAVQPLLRPYSPGNA